One stretch of Cygnus olor isolate bCygOlo1 chromosome 1, bCygOlo1.pri.v2, whole genome shotgun sequence DNA includes these proteins:
- the IL15RA gene encoding interleukin-15 receptor subunit alpha isoform X2 yields the protein MELKCLLMWLLFGSVKGNRAGKCPPPPRTEFADVAAETYPVDTKLYYVCDDGYRRRSGQYSGIRCRNISGTVSWVYREFECIDEKILLSNAPTVELNFTQETRKTQSPAPPKQENISGFCGTPKTIPHASLKMDKDYSVGQVLYFKCQAGYDKRPPISGTRTCKKVNGKTIWTPLNMRCTNDSSIRDKWLSPVTEPGSAHPSFSSSMILPVTAIFFVLFTHSAVFV from the exons ATGGAGCTCAAGTGCCTTTTGATGTGGCTCTTGTTTGGATCCGTCAAGGGAAACAGGGCAG gAAAATGCCCACCTCCTCCAAGGACTGAATTTGCTGACGTTGCTGCTGAAACATATCCAGTGGATACCAAACTGTATTATGTATGTGATGACGGCTACAGGAGGAGAAGCGGGCAGTACTCGGGAATTCGGTGTCGGAATATATCGGGGACTGTTTCTTGGGTCTACAGGGAATTTGAATGCATTG ATGAGAAAATTTTGTTGTCAAATGCTCCCACGGTGGAGTTAAATTTTACACAGGagacaagaaaaacacagagcCCTGCACCtccaaagcaagaaaacatttcag GTTTTTGTGGTACACCCAAGACTATTCCACATGCCTCTCTAAAAATGGACAAAGATTATTCCGTGGGGCAAGTATTATATTTCAAATGCCAGGCTGGTTACGATAAGCGACCTCCTATCTCTGGCACACGCACGTGCAAGAAGGTGAACGGAAAAACCATCTGGACACCCCTCAACATGCGATGTACCAATGACAGCAGCATTAGGGACAAGTGGCTGTCACCCGTTACTGAGCCAG GTTCAGCTCATccatccttttcctcttctatgATACTGCCAGTGACAG ctatcttttttgttctgtttaccCATTCTGCTGTCTTTGTGTGA
- the IL15RA gene encoding interleukin-15 receptor subunit alpha isoform X3, giving the protein MELKCLLMWLLFGSVKGNRAGKCPPPPRTEFADVAAETYPVDTKLYYVCDDGYRRRSGQYSGIRCRNISGTVSWVYREFECIDEKILLSNAPTVELNFTQETRKTQSPAPPKQENISGFCGTPKTIPHASLKMDKDYSVGQVLYFKCQAGYDKRPPISGTRTCKKVNGKTIWTPLNMRCTNDSSIRDKWLSPVTEPAIFFVLFTHSAVFV; this is encoded by the exons ATGGAGCTCAAGTGCCTTTTGATGTGGCTCTTGTTTGGATCCGTCAAGGGAAACAGGGCAG gAAAATGCCCACCTCCTCCAAGGACTGAATTTGCTGACGTTGCTGCTGAAACATATCCAGTGGATACCAAACTGTATTATGTATGTGATGACGGCTACAGGAGGAGAAGCGGGCAGTACTCGGGAATTCGGTGTCGGAATATATCGGGGACTGTTTCTTGGGTCTACAGGGAATTTGAATGCATTG ATGAGAAAATTTTGTTGTCAAATGCTCCCACGGTGGAGTTAAATTTTACACAGGagacaagaaaaacacagagcCCTGCACCtccaaagcaagaaaacatttcag GTTTTTGTGGTACACCCAAGACTATTCCACATGCCTCTCTAAAAATGGACAAAGATTATTCCGTGGGGCAAGTATTATATTTCAAATGCCAGGCTGGTTACGATAAGCGACCTCCTATCTCTGGCACACGCACGTGCAAGAAGGTGAACGGAAAAACCATCTGGACACCCCTCAACATGCGATGTACCAATGACAGCAGCATTAGGGACAAGTGGCTGTCACCCGTTACTGAGCCAG ctatcttttttgttctgtttaccCATTCTGCTGTCTTTGTGTGA
- the IL15RA gene encoding interleukin-15 receptor subunit alpha isoform X1 — MELKCLLMWLLFGSVKGNRAGKCPPPPRTEFADVAAETYPVDTKLYYVCDDGYRRRSGQYSGIRCRNISGTVSWVYREFECIDEKILLSNAPTVELNFTQETRKTQSPAPPKQENISGFCGTPKTIPHASLKMDKDYSVGQVLYFKCQAGYDKRPPISGTRTCKKVNGKTIWTPLNMRCTNDSSIRDKWLSPVTEPDLPVFLQHPVQCVSGSAHPSFSSSMILPVTAIFFVLFTHSAVFV; from the exons ATGGAGCTCAAGTGCCTTTTGATGTGGCTCTTGTTTGGATCCGTCAAGGGAAACAGGGCAG gAAAATGCCCACCTCCTCCAAGGACTGAATTTGCTGACGTTGCTGCTGAAACATATCCAGTGGATACCAAACTGTATTATGTATGTGATGACGGCTACAGGAGGAGAAGCGGGCAGTACTCGGGAATTCGGTGTCGGAATATATCGGGGACTGTTTCTTGGGTCTACAGGGAATTTGAATGCATTG ATGAGAAAATTTTGTTGTCAAATGCTCCCACGGTGGAGTTAAATTTTACACAGGagacaagaaaaacacagagcCCTGCACCtccaaagcaagaaaacatttcag GTTTTTGTGGTACACCCAAGACTATTCCACATGCCTCTCTAAAAATGGACAAAGATTATTCCGTGGGGCAAGTATTATATTTCAAATGCCAGGCTGGTTACGATAAGCGACCTCCTATCTCTGGCACACGCACGTGCAAGAAGGTGAACGGAAAAACCATCTGGACACCCCTCAACATGCGATGTACCAATGACAGCAGCATTAGGGACAAGTGGCTGTCACCCGTTACTGAGCCAG ATCTGCCTGTTTTCCTACAGCATCCAGTTCAGTGTGTTTCAG GTTCAGCTCATccatccttttcctcttctatgATACTGCCAGTGACAG ctatcttttttgttctgtttaccCATTCTGCTGTCTTTGTGTGA